One Erysipelothrix amsterdamensis DNA window includes the following coding sequences:
- a CDS encoding MucBP domain-containing protein, giving the protein MKKIYKSLLALILTVTTFVITNQPTPIDALGSAQKAVISGVESQSDYGGVLIYPNAENRRMYRENYIQLRNFLSADNHMVWTTVSPDDGIQYFETGSLKFYLSNNYHDDDHTIQEMHDNGFDFKFYVTTDYVNFEEATDELDFNTETHAYSYAKPLVGYKLSVDKLIPGAVTDKTVAIALNHNIELNYNNMTQGQLEGYEPLESWNDSRSANQPATPNHQNIYVIQPEISGTVKHQIIDDGDTPVWNDASLKEGVSITLVENTPDGDVDVATTTTDANGKFIFSNTKGAAYSFADSHNTLTVRINHDGYKLWDVNGAAVTEASSNEVLIGRITDISRYQPDFNTAISKTNWKTPFDIQQAEGENALGREAILTENPIIEGTLNVSYVDTDGNTLEPTKTTKEPVGTAYDTEKLSFPGYTFKLNQGDSIKGNYIDGVLNVVYVYEKDAPIVIPQKGTVIAHYVDENGNVIADSETTTGDVGTSYKTIQKIVDGFTFKEMKGDEVEGLYIDGTLKVTYIYTKNNTPTPEKPVPTPTPEKPVPTPTPETPTPETPTLPQTGVQANDTGAMILIAGILVCVGSLLNKKNRKGQS; this is encoded by the coding sequence ATGAAAAAAATCTATAAATCTTTACTCGCATTAATTCTAACCGTGACAACATTCGTAATCACAAACCAACCGACTCCGATAGACGCATTAGGCAGTGCTCAAAAAGCTGTTATTTCTGGTGTTGAGTCTCAGTCAGATTACGGTGGGGTTTTAATCTATCCCAATGCGGAAAACCGTCGCATGTATCGCGAGAATTACATTCAACTTCGTAATTTTTTAAGTGCGGATAATCATATGGTGTGGACAACAGTCTCACCCGATGATGGAATCCAATACTTTGAAACAGGAAGTTTGAAATTTTATCTCAGTAATAATTATCACGATGACGATCATACCATCCAAGAAATGCATGATAATGGATTTGATTTCAAATTCTACGTTACTACTGACTATGTAAATTTTGAGGAAGCAACAGATGAACTTGACTTCAATACTGAAACCCATGCTTACTCATACGCAAAACCCCTTGTAGGGTATAAACTCAGCGTGGATAAATTGATTCCTGGTGCTGTAACGGATAAAACCGTAGCAATTGCACTTAATCACAATATCGAACTTAATTATAATAATATGACGCAAGGACAACTTGAGGGATATGAGCCTTTGGAGAGTTGGAATGATAGCCGCAGTGCAAATCAACCCGCAACACCCAACCATCAAAACATCTATGTGATCCAACCTGAAATTAGTGGAACGGTCAAACATCAAATCATTGATGATGGGGATACACCAGTATGGAATGATGCAAGCTTAAAAGAAGGCGTATCCATTACGCTTGTGGAAAACACCCCAGATGGTGATGTGGATGTTGCGACAACCACAACCGATGCGAATGGTAAGTTTATCTTCTCAAATACTAAAGGAGCAGCTTACTCATTTGCGGACAGTCATAATACACTTACAGTTCGCATAAATCATGATGGTTATAAATTGTGGGATGTGAACGGAGCTGCCGTTACCGAAGCATCGTCCAATGAAGTCTTGATAGGACGAATCACAGATATCAGTCGCTACCAACCCGACTTTAATACCGCAATTTCAAAAACAAATTGGAAAACACCTTTTGATATCCAACAAGCCGAAGGCGAAAATGCCTTAGGTCGCGAAGCCATCTTAACTGAAAATCCAATCATTGAAGGAACGCTTAATGTTTCTTATGTGGATACCGATGGTAATACATTAGAACCAACGAAAACTACGAAAGAACCCGTTGGGACAGCTTATGATACTGAGAAGCTTTCATTCCCAGGTTACACATTTAAGTTAAATCAAGGGGATTCAATTAAGGGAAACTACATTGATGGCGTTCTTAACGTTGTATATGTTTATGAAAAAGATGCACCTATTGTGATTCCACAAAAAGGAACCGTTATCGCTCATTATGTGGATGAAAACGGTAATGTTATTGCGGATTCAGAAACCACAACAGGTGATGTCGGAACATCTTACAAAACAATTCAAAAAATAGTGGATGGATTCACATTCAAAGAAATGAAGGGTGATGAAGTGGAAGGCTTGTATATTGATGGAACCTTAAAAGTTACTTATATTTATACAAAAAATAATACACCAACACCAGAAAAGCCGGTACCTACGCCAACACCAGAAAAACCAGTACCCACACCTACACCTGAAACTCCAACGCCTGAAACCCCAACATTGCCTCAAACAGGAGTTCAAGCTAATGATACGGGTGCAATGATCCTGATTGCGGGAATCCTAGTATGTGTAGGATCATTATTGAATAAAAAAAATAGAAAAGGTCAGTCTTAG
- a CDS encoding siderophore ABC transporter substrate-binding protein — MNFKTLIVCFALIFVTGCTPQKTKDTTLSITHKLGTTEVSENPQNVFVFDMGIIDMMESYDLPISGVPTASLTTTLKSKLDPNLTDIGTLFEPNYERISEAQPDLIVISGRSAKHYEALSKIAPTIYMGRDSHPDGLIASMKANTEVLHQLYPGRDLEGLMTDLESQVDAFKNEAQNQTGTLLFLMANGNEIKAFGPESRYDHVYRDFGFTSVSKQFDVSTHGSTLSFEQIQDLNPDYILVMDRSRVTGGEGNAEVLMDNAFVKATRAYQNGHIIYVDPEVWYLTEGGTTAVLSMIESLKPLLP, encoded by the coding sequence ATGAACTTTAAAACATTAATCGTGTGCTTTGCCCTCATCTTCGTGACGGGATGTACACCTCAAAAAACAAAAGATACCACCCTTTCCATTACACATAAATTAGGAACAACCGAGGTTAGCGAAAACCCACAGAACGTATTTGTCTTTGATATGGGAATCATTGATATGATGGAATCCTATGATTTACCAATTTCCGGGGTGCCTACTGCTTCCTTAACGACAACGCTTAAGTCAAAGTTGGACCCAAACCTTACCGATATTGGTACGCTTTTTGAACCTAATTATGAACGCATAAGCGAAGCACAACCGGATCTTATCGTTATCTCAGGTCGCAGTGCCAAACATTACGAAGCCCTCTCAAAAATTGCCCCTACCATCTATATGGGAAGAGACAGTCATCCCGATGGCTTAATCGCATCCATGAAGGCAAATACTGAGGTACTTCATCAACTCTACCCAGGACGTGATCTTGAAGGCTTGATGACTGATTTAGAAAGTCAGGTAGATGCATTCAAGAATGAAGCACAAAATCAAACGGGCACCTTACTTTTCTTAATGGCCAATGGCAATGAGATTAAAGCCTTCGGACCTGAAAGCCGATATGATCATGTGTACCGTGATTTCGGATTTACGTCCGTTTCCAAACAATTTGATGTCTCAACCCATGGTTCTACCCTCTCCTTCGAACAAATCCAAGACCTTAACCCTGATTATATCCTTGTAATGGATCGCTCCCGGGTAACCGGTGGTGAAGGAAATGCGGAAGTCTTGATGGACAATGCCTTTGTGAAAGCAACGCGTGCCTACCAAAACGGCCATATCATCTATGTGGATCCTGAAGTTTGGTACCTAACCGAAGGGGGAACAACCGCAGTTTTATCCATGATTGAATCATTAAAACCTCTATTACCGTAA
- the galE gene encoding UDP-glucose 4-epimerase GalE: MKVLVTGGAGYIGSHTCVELLNQGFEVVVVDNLSNSSVEALKRVEAITGKTVTFYETNVLDKPSLNAIFEKESVDAVIHFAALKAVGESVSKPLEYYQNNITGTLTLCEVMRDNNVKNIIFSSSATVYGAPKTVPINETFPLSTTSPYGSTKLMAEDMLRDLNIADPSWNVVILRYFNPIGAHESGTIGEDPKGIPNNLVPYITQVAVGKLDHLSVFGDDYDTVDGSGVRDYIHVVDIALGHVAALKKMTETPEYRVYNLGTGQGYSVLEMVKAFSDVVGHEIPYEIKERRPGDIAECYADPQKAREELGWEAKRDLHKMCEDSWNWQKSNPNGYEQ; this comes from the coding sequence ATGAAAGTTTTAGTTACAGGTGGTGCTGGTTATATTGGGAGTCATACATGTGTTGAATTATTAAACCAAGGATTTGAAGTTGTTGTGGTTGATAATTTAAGTAACTCAAGTGTCGAAGCACTCAAACGTGTTGAAGCAATTACTGGAAAAACCGTTACGTTTTATGAAACCAATGTTCTTGATAAACCAAGCTTAAATGCAATCTTTGAAAAAGAATCCGTAGATGCTGTCATTCATTTCGCAGCTCTAAAAGCAGTTGGTGAAAGTGTATCCAAACCTTTAGAGTATTATCAAAATAATATTACAGGTACACTTACACTTTGTGAGGTGATGCGTGATAATAATGTAAAGAATATTATCTTCAGTTCATCCGCAACGGTTTATGGAGCACCTAAAACGGTTCCAATCAATGAAACATTCCCACTTTCCACGACAAGTCCATATGGAAGTACAAAACTCATGGCAGAGGATATGTTGCGTGATTTAAATATTGCGGATCCTTCATGGAATGTTGTAATTTTACGTTACTTTAATCCAATTGGTGCTCATGAATCGGGAACGATTGGTGAAGATCCAAAAGGTATTCCAAATAACCTTGTACCTTACATTACTCAAGTAGCAGTTGGAAAATTAGATCATCTATCTGTATTTGGAGATGACTATGACACGGTTGATGGTAGTGGTGTTCGCGATTACATTCATGTGGTTGATATTGCTTTAGGCCATGTGGCAGCCCTTAAGAAAATGACAGAAACACCGGAATACCGCGTTTATAATCTTGGTACAGGTCAAGGCTATTCGGTTCTTGAAATGGTAAAAGCATTTAGTGATGTTGTGGGACATGAAATTCCTTATGAAATTAAAGAACGTCGTCCGGGTGACATTGCGGAGTGTTATGCTGATCCACAAAAAGCTCGTGAAGAGTTAGGTTGGGAAGCAAAACGTGATCTTCATAAAATGTGTGAAGATTCATGGAACTGGCAAAAATCAAATCCTAACGGATACGAACAATAA
- a CDS encoding ATP-binding cassette domain-containing protein yields MIKTERLTKTYGSLNALENCAITIQKGAMTAILGENGSGKSTLLNLIGRLSHPSSGKTYLNDNDIQTFKAIDFAKHVSILKQRNHHNLNLSVYDLVSYGRYPHNPRHLTDEDHQIVRTCLQDMKCWDFKDQSIQTLSGGQLQRVYIAMVLAQDTEVILLDEPLNNLDLKHAHEFMQCLNHFVIHRNKTIVMIMHDVNMVYRYCDAVVCLKDGKCIAHGAVDSTLTQAILKQLYDLDFTIFTHNTIKQCCVETRNYEL; encoded by the coding sequence ATGATTAAAACAGAAAGACTCACTAAAACCTATGGGAGCCTTAATGCCTTAGAGAACTGTGCAATCACAATTCAAAAAGGTGCTATGACCGCCATTCTTGGCGAAAATGGATCGGGTAAATCAACCTTGCTCAATCTAATTGGACGATTATCCCATCCCTCATCAGGGAAAACATATCTTAACGACAACGATATCCAAACCTTCAAAGCCATTGATTTTGCGAAACACGTTTCAATTTTAAAACAACGCAATCACCATAACTTGAATTTGAGTGTCTACGATCTTGTGTCCTACGGTCGTTACCCCCACAATCCACGTCACCTTACGGACGAAGATCATCAAATTGTGAGGACATGCCTTCAAGACATGAAATGTTGGGATTTTAAAGACCAATCCATCCAAACCCTTTCCGGAGGTCAGCTTCAGCGTGTCTACATCGCGATGGTCTTAGCTCAAGATACCGAAGTAATTCTTTTGGATGAACCGTTAAATAATTTGGACTTAAAACATGCCCATGAATTCATGCAATGCCTGAACCATTTCGTAATCCATCGCAATAAAACCATCGTCATGATCATGCACGATGTAAATATGGTATATCGATATTGTGATGCGGTTGTTTGCTTAAAAGATGGGAAATGCATTGCGCATGGCGCCGTTGATTCAACGCTAACACAAGCCATCCTAAAACAGCTTTATGATTTAGACTTTACAATTTTCACCCATAACACAATCAAACAATGTTGTGTAGAAACGAGGAACTATGAACTTTAA
- the ppdK gene encoding pyruvate, phosphate dikinase, with the protein MQYVYMFSEGSAAMRPTLGGKGANLCEMTNLGLPVPQGFVISTDACLHYYEKDHAIAQNILDEIFENLKKLESLTGKTFGGTEKPLLVSVRSGARVSMPGMMDTVLNLGLNDQVVEALAKDNEKMAYDSYRRLIQMYADVVMGIEKMKMDREVALVVHKYGVDSDHDLSVIALKELIQRLKETYRIEVGEPFPDSPQVQLVHAVEAVFRSWNNPRAKYYRKMHDVPDDWGTAVNIQEMVFGNRGDGCATGVAFSRNPATGEHELYGEFLYNAQGEDVVAGTHTPLPISTLKETMPEAYHEFERLAEKLEKRYHDMQDMEFTIEKGKLFMLQTRSGKRTAQAAVKIAYDMVHEGTITKQEAINNLDVSILDGLLHPQFDTENLKTIEPIAKGLPASPGASSGMIVFDTLTAVKYTQKGKPVILVRLETSPEDIEGMHLAEGILTSRGGMTSHAAVVARGMGKSCIVGCSDVIVHEDNTCEIDGKVYKLGDEISIDGGTGCVYHGRLKTQEATMSQEFETLLEWADALSPIDVYTNADTPSDAQTAIEFGAKGIGLIRTEHMFFERDRIRAMREMILSRTPKQREAALTKILPIQRKDFEAIFTVMENRSVTVRYLDPPLHEFMPTTTQEIEELAESMNMGVAEIKTVMRSLHEYNPMMGHRGCRLAITYPEIALMQTQALIEAAINVNQNGNHVNPEIMIPLVGDVDEFNYLATRIRNLADALIEKSGVEVHYRIGTMIELPRACLLADKIAEEAEFFSFGTNDLTQMTYGFSRDDAGTFLKDYYDKGIYQNDPFASLDQEGVGQLIKIAIAKARGVKPDLKIGICGEHGGDPRSVKFFRDAGFNYVSCSPYRVPIARISAAQTV; encoded by the coding sequence ATGCAATATGTTTACATGTTTTCTGAAGGAAGTGCAGCGATGCGTCCAACCCTAGGTGGTAAGGGTGCAAACCTCTGTGAAATGACGAATTTGGGGTTACCGGTACCTCAAGGATTTGTAATCAGTACGGATGCGTGTCTTCATTACTATGAAAAAGATCATGCGATCGCGCAAAACATCCTTGATGAGATTTTTGAAAATCTTAAAAAGTTGGAATCGTTAACGGGTAAAACGTTTGGGGGAACAGAGAAACCATTGCTTGTTTCCGTTCGAAGTGGTGCTCGAGTTTCTATGCCAGGGATGATGGATACCGTCTTGAATCTCGGTTTGAATGATCAAGTGGTCGAAGCGCTGGCCAAAGATAATGAAAAGATGGCTTATGACTCGTATCGACGTCTAATTCAAATGTATGCGGATGTGGTTATGGGGATTGAAAAGATGAAGATGGATCGTGAGGTTGCTTTAGTGGTCCATAAATATGGTGTTGACAGTGATCATGATTTGAGTGTTATCGCTTTGAAGGAATTGATTCAACGTCTTAAAGAAACGTATCGTATTGAAGTGGGTGAACCCTTCCCGGATTCTCCTCAAGTTCAATTGGTGCATGCTGTAGAGGCAGTCTTTAGAAGTTGGAATAATCCAAGAGCGAAGTATTATCGTAAAATGCATGATGTTCCCGATGATTGGGGAACTGCGGTAAATATTCAAGAAATGGTTTTTGGAAATCGTGGTGATGGGTGTGCTACAGGTGTTGCGTTTTCACGAAATCCGGCAACCGGTGAGCATGAACTTTACGGTGAATTTTTATACAATGCTCAAGGAGAAGATGTTGTTGCGGGAACACACACACCGCTACCCATCTCAACACTCAAAGAAACGATGCCAGAGGCATATCATGAATTTGAGCGACTCGCAGAAAAACTTGAAAAGCGTTACCATGATATGCAAGATATGGAGTTTACCATTGAGAAAGGAAAACTCTTTATGTTGCAGACACGAAGTGGAAAACGAACGGCTCAAGCAGCTGTGAAAATTGCTTATGATATGGTTCATGAAGGAACTATTACCAAACAAGAAGCCATCAACAATCTTGATGTATCCATTTTGGATGGATTACTCCATCCTCAATTTGATACCGAAAACCTAAAAACAATTGAACCGATTGCGAAAGGATTACCGGCATCACCCGGTGCATCAAGTGGTATGATCGTCTTTGATACGCTTACGGCAGTCAAATACACGCAAAAAGGAAAACCTGTTATATTAGTTCGTTTAGAGACATCACCTGAAGATATTGAGGGGATGCATCTAGCTGAGGGAATTCTCACAAGTCGTGGTGGGATGACCTCACATGCTGCGGTTGTAGCGCGTGGGATGGGGAAATCCTGTATTGTAGGATGTAGTGATGTGATTGTGCATGAAGATAATACCTGTGAAATTGATGGTAAGGTTTATAAACTCGGTGACGAAATCTCAATTGATGGAGGAACCGGTTGTGTTTACCATGGTCGACTTAAAACACAAGAAGCAACCATGTCACAGGAATTTGAAACCCTCCTTGAATGGGCGGATGCATTGAGTCCCATTGATGTATACACCAATGCGGATACGCCAAGTGATGCGCAAACTGCAATTGAGTTTGGTGCGAAAGGAATTGGCTTAATTCGTACTGAACATATGTTCTTTGAACGTGATCGTATTCGTGCAATGCGTGAGATGATCTTAAGTCGAACGCCTAAACAACGTGAGGCTGCATTAACGAAAATCTTACCCATTCAACGAAAGGATTTCGAAGCAATCTTTACGGTCATGGAAAATCGAAGTGTTACCGTACGATACCTTGATCCACCCTTACACGAGTTCATGCCAACCACAACCCAAGAAATTGAGGAATTGGCAGAATCAATGAACATGGGCGTTGCGGAGATTAAGACGGTCATGAGATCGTTACATGAATATAATCCAATGATGGGACATCGTGGTTGTCGTCTTGCAATCACCTATCCTGAAATTGCGCTTATGCAAACACAAGCATTGATTGAAGCTGCAATCAATGTCAATCAAAATGGTAACCATGTGAATCCAGAAATTATGATTCCACTTGTAGGTGACGTCGATGAGTTTAATTATCTCGCAACTCGTATTCGAAACCTTGCGGATGCATTAATTGAGAAGTCGGGAGTAGAAGTTCATTATCGTATTGGAACCATGATTGAGCTTCCGCGTGCATGCTTGCTCGCTGATAAGATTGCGGAAGAGGCAGAATTCTTCTCGTTTGGAACCAATGATCTAACTCAGATGACTTATGGGTTTTCACGTGATGATGCAGGAACGTTCTTAAAAGATTATTATGATAAAGGTATTTATCAAAATGATCCCTTCGCATCTTTAGATCAGGAGGGTGTAGGACAATTAATTAAAATTGCGATAGCAAAAGCACGCGGCGTAAAACCAGACTTAAAGATTGGAATTTGTGGTGAACATGGCGGTGATCCACGTTCGGTTAAATTCTTCAGAGATGCTGGATTTAATTATGTATCCTGTTCACCGTATCGTGTCCCTATTGCACGCATTAGTGCAGCGCAAACTGTCTAA
- a CDS encoding PASTA domain-containing protein: protein MSNFLDQFKPGVYDRNKIHIGTEKSEKKVMEMDDLESTSTYQDEERFYVREEETELDPSYKAKKQKKMVFIAIGVVLSLLLIGGIWNKQSHTMMPDFTDKQRQEVEIWAKKHKVEVDFKDEFSLEYDENVVISQEFEPKTKIRKGSLVSVVISKGPDLEEVIKLPDFEKLNGTEINAWIEDQKMRYIQVENVFSKDVAKGNFISFEIKDKNVTKDHFQRKNKALIKISKGPEQYEKNIIVPDFKNRTKMDLELWAKEKEFVSTFTYEEQFDDKIEAGGVISQSVSAAEKVAKNDELTFVISKGKAVRVPDYSSSDLNTFDTINSMGAQVIQKQIYTMNYPYGAFVEQNTEPGTILNDDPDTIVIVYYSIGQPYIKGLVGLTEGDLPAYFYEFSAKGAHITYDVTRVAECGEKGTVVRASKNNQFVSTTDHINIYISDGTKACASPDA, encoded by the coding sequence ATGAGTAATTTTCTTGATCAGTTTAAACCCGGTGTTTATGACCGAAATAAAATACATATAGGAACTGAAAAATCTGAAAAGAAAGTAATGGAAATGGATGACCTTGAATCCACAAGCACCTATCAGGATGAGGAGCGCTTCTATGTGCGTGAAGAAGAAACGGAACTTGATCCCTCCTATAAAGCAAAAAAACAAAAAAAGATGGTTTTTATCGCAATCGGTGTGGTCCTATCACTGCTGCTCATCGGTGGAATTTGGAATAAACAATCTCATACAATGATGCCTGACTTTACAGACAAACAACGTCAAGAAGTCGAGATATGGGCTAAAAAACACAAAGTCGAAGTAGATTTCAAAGATGAATTCAGTTTGGAATACGATGAAAATGTTGTCATCTCACAAGAATTCGAACCCAAAACTAAAATCCGTAAAGGCAGCTTGGTAAGTGTCGTGATTAGTAAGGGACCCGATCTTGAAGAAGTCATTAAGCTCCCTGATTTTGAAAAACTTAATGGAACCGAAATCAATGCATGGATCGAAGACCAAAAAATGCGTTACATCCAAGTCGAAAATGTATTCTCCAAAGATGTCGCAAAGGGTAATTTTATCTCATTTGAAATAAAAGATAAAAATGTAACGAAAGATCATTTCCAACGTAAAAACAAAGCACTCATTAAAATTTCAAAGGGCCCTGAACAATACGAAAAAAACATCATCGTTCCAGACTTTAAAAATCGAACAAAAATGGATCTTGAACTTTGGGCAAAAGAAAAAGAATTTGTAAGTACCTTTACCTATGAAGAACAATTTGATGACAAAATCGAAGCAGGCGGTGTGATCTCACAAAGCGTGAGTGCAGCAGAGAAAGTTGCGAAAAATGATGAACTTACCTTCGTAATTTCAAAAGGGAAAGCCGTACGTGTTCCTGATTATTCCTCTTCTGATCTCAATACTTTCGATACAATCAATTCAATGGGGGCCCAAGTAATTCAAAAACAAATTTACACAATGAATTACCCCTATGGCGCTTTTGTTGAACAAAACACAGAACCAGGAACTATTCTAAACGATGATCCTGATACGATTGTGATTGTTTACTACTCCATTGGCCAACCTTATATTAAAGGTCTTGTAGGCTTGACAGAAGGCGATTTACCAGCTTATTTCTATGAATTTAGTGCTAAAGGCGCACACATCACCTATGATGTGACTCGCGTTGCGGAATGTGGTGAAAAAGGAACGGTCGTACGTGCTTCCAAAAACAACCAATTTGTATCCACAACCGACCATATTAATATCTACATCAGTGATGGTACCAAAGCATGTGCCTCACCCGATGCCTAA
- a CDS encoding ABC transporter permease, translating to MFVRFTHKDRHTTWAVMILFVLSFGSLFVGVLPLSFNALITGSGDAWSILLTSRLPRLCAIILTGSSLAISGMIMQKVTRNRFVSPSTAVTMDAARMGILIALIVFPGASLLHKTLLAYGFAILGTALFLRLLRLIPLKNVVFIPLLGIMVGTMIESMTTFLALKFDLMQALGGMMTGSFTQIIAGRYELLFTSVPLLLCALFAARKFDILSLGDDFARNLGLKPKAVMNLALVLVSLLTASVVVTVGTLPFIGLIVPNMIALRYGSSNSFLLCGLYGSCLVLVCDLIARIVIFPYELPVGFILGIVGSLGFLGMIRHEL from the coding sequence ATGTTTGTTCGTTTTACGCATAAAGATCGACACACCACATGGGCCGTAATGATCTTATTTGTTTTAAGTTTTGGGTCATTATTTGTAGGTGTCTTGCCCTTGTCTTTTAACGCATTGATTACAGGGAGTGGTGATGCGTGGTCGATTCTGCTTACAAGCCGTCTTCCCCGTCTTTGTGCCATCATTCTGACAGGTTCTTCACTGGCAATTTCCGGAATGATCATGCAAAAGGTGACGCGTAACCGATTTGTATCTCCCTCAACTGCTGTAACGATGGATGCAGCCCGGATGGGAATTCTCATCGCGTTGATTGTCTTTCCAGGGGCATCATTACTGCATAAGACTTTGCTTGCCTATGGTTTTGCGATTTTAGGTACCGCTCTTTTTTTGAGGCTCTTACGTCTAATTCCCTTAAAGAATGTAGTCTTTATTCCCCTACTTGGGATTATGGTCGGAACTATGATTGAATCGATGACCACCTTTTTGGCCCTTAAGTTTGATTTAATGCAAGCTTTAGGAGGGATGATGACGGGATCGTTTACCCAAATTATTGCAGGGCGTTATGAGTTGCTTTTTACGTCCGTCCCGCTGTTATTGTGTGCATTATTTGCCGCCCGTAAATTTGATATTCTATCCCTTGGCGATGATTTTGCGCGTAATCTTGGCTTAAAACCCAAGGCAGTGATGAACCTTGCTTTAGTGCTCGTATCGTTGCTTACCGCTTCAGTCGTGGTGACGGTAGGAACACTGCCTTTTATAGGCTTGATTGTCCCCAATATGATTGCCCTGCGTTATGGTTCCTCCAACTCATTTTTACTGTGTGGGCTTTATGGGTCATGCCTTGTCTTAGTATGTGATCTCATTGCACGCATCGTAATCTTCCCCTACGAACTTCCCGTAGGATTTATATTGGGAATTGTTGGGTCCTTAGGATTTCTAGGGATGATCCGTCATGAATTATAG
- a CDS encoding iron chelate uptake ABC transporter family permease subunit, translated as MNYRKILGWIAFICAVYYIGSSLNSAYIFQRRCVQILTLCITSYLVNLSTTLFQRLTHNRIVSPALLGFERLYLLIQIGCLMILNNPMLNPLIALFTMSIIGLMIYPKILKRCGNDIYLMLLIGTVFSTLMGALSTTLQMMMDPLEFSILRSQNFVSLNAIQPQFLSISVVLTLLIIGIYNHKRHQFDVLVLGDDTAQSLGVDVPLVQKEILFIVILASSLVTSLVGPLTFLGLLTSNLAQELCPNAKTKPIIITGTLLAFILLLGSQLIFERLFNFTGTITVLINLIGSLTLIIFMIKERKHD; from the coding sequence ATGAATTATAGAAAAATCTTAGGATGGATTGCCTTTATCTGTGCTGTTTATTATATAGGAAGTAGCTTAAACAGTGCGTATATCTTTCAACGGCGATGCGTCCAAATCCTCACCCTATGCATCACTTCTTATTTAGTTAATCTAAGCACAACGTTATTTCAAAGACTCACCCATAACCGCATTGTCTCTCCGGCTTTATTGGGCTTTGAACGCTTGTACCTTTTGATTCAAATCGGGTGTCTTATGATTCTAAACAATCCGATGCTCAATCCTCTCATCGCCTTATTCACCATGTCAATCATTGGCCTCATGATCTACCCCAAAATCTTAAAGCGATGTGGAAATGACATCTATTTGATGCTTCTAATTGGGACAGTCTTTTCAACCTTAATGGGTGCTCTCTCCACAACCTTACAAATGATGATGGATCCGCTGGAATTCAGTATCCTTCGAAGTCAAAACTTTGTATCGTTGAATGCCATCCAACCACAATTTTTAAGTATTTCCGTGGTACTTACGCTTCTCATCATCGGCATCTACAACCACAAACGCCATCAGTTTGATGTTTTAGTCCTTGGGGATGATACTGCACAAAGTTTAGGTGTGGATGTCCCTTTGGTCCAAAAGGAAATCTTATTTATTGTCATTCTCGCAAGTTCGCTTGTCACAAGTCTTGTCGGACCACTAACGTTTCTTGGTCTACTGACCAGCAATTTAGCTCAAGAACTGTGTCCAAATGCGAAGACAAAACCGATTATCATCACCGGAACGCTTCTAGCCTTTATACTGCTTCTCGGATCCCAACTTATCTTCGAACGTCTTTTTAATTTCACCGGAACCATCACCGTTTTGATTAATTTGATTGGCTCATTGACACTAATTATTTTTATGATTAAGGAGCGTAAACATGATTAA